Below is a genomic region from Amphiura filiformis chromosome 19, Afil_fr2py, whole genome shotgun sequence.
TTGGGATACCAAAGTATAGCATTTGCTAGATCAATCTGCAATGATATTTGAACTTGACCGGCATGAAAGTGACTGTTTCTGTTTCAGTGagaaagaggaaatatctgaacAAAATGATCATAGTGCATAGTCTGCATGATGGGAGACATTCCCTTTAGGGGGTATGTTATTCATGTTTGTGTTCACGTTGGACTCTTTTTAGTTTATcaataattacaaaaaaataatgtatataCAAAATATCCACAGGACTTTCTCTACATTACAGAGCGTGCTACATTACAGTTGGTTTGTGAGAAGTAAAAACCCAAAAGCATGAAGTCTGTTATACTTTTCTGAGTACATGGAGCTGttaaaaccccatgagaactaccagcCGATTGgtaaaaatgaatattgtgtcaaattttgaaccaatcaaggagggtattaataagatcattcgcaaatgcaagtttgaccataaatagtttaaagccttgtcataattggcaattaaaatgagcattcaagttatcaaccaatcagaaatgctgtttatAGATGGCCAGttgtgtccagggggttaacttACTGTTAGCCTACAATCAACCGAAGCTTCCCAAGAGTTGTGAATGGGGGTTTCGGCTCCTGGCTACatgggtataggcctatttgaaatgTAACATACTGCTACTGCTTTTGACCAAATATAGCGAAGGTGTCTTCTATTAAGTTAAGAGCCAATTCTTTGCCCATGAATCTTTGGGGTAAGGGGGTTCAACCCACTACCACTGTAAGCATATACGTACAGACCTGTGTGTTTTGTATTGTTCTAACAATCTACGTGCGAGTTCGGTCGTGTTATAATCAGAGAGTATAAAAAACACAATTAATACAAATAATAAGTGTTCACCTCTTTTGTTGATATTTATAAACCAGTTTTGACACAATTATGAAGTTGCTTTCTCTCTTTTCAGGGCTCTACTCTGTCTGTCTCACAAATACAACACTATCCTTTGTTTGATGCCATGTTAAACGCTGTTCTTTCTGGAGAGGTAGGGTATCCCATTTGTAATGCTGCTCTGACTCCCCTCTCCCTTATGACATGTCGACTTTGATGCAAACCAACTATTAGGACCTGAAAATGACGAAAAATCAGAAAGTCTCTGTTTGTTGATGTCTATCATTCCAAATCCTCAGTAAATCGGCATTACCAAATAAGTCAAATGTTTCGTTTTCAGAGGACTTTACTACACTTTGAGGGTGCGTGTCTAGGTCTTCCTCGTTGCGTCGATATGTTATTCAGTTGAAGTCCTCGGAAGTAATGCAGACATATGCACCTCGCCTACCCCACCATCAACTCCTACTCATACCCCAAACACCATCCAAACACACACCATGCACCCACACATTTCACCCTATCCATCCCACACCCTAGACACACCCCACCCCAAACACCCTTCCCCACATACACATCCACACACCCACCCATATACACGGTAACACGTACGAGTTTTAAAATAAGGGGGACAAACAAACCGAGAATGACTCCAAAACTCAAAaccatgttaaacatgttaataaACATGGTTGTTTATGATTATGTCCAACGttaattttcgtttttgttttgtttgcttttttcgGTGGATGTGTGTATTGCGTACAGCAATATCGATCTACCTCCTGGCTTGCAGATACTAGAAGATCCTGTAATGGACTGCTCTTTGGACGCATCAGGTGGCGCTATTATGATGCGTATGGATAATCCTCTACTAGAATGGTGGGATCCTCTACTGGAACGACTTATGCAAACATCGGAATATTGGGAGATATGTCAGGATGTTAAAGATGAACATGGTATTGTTTATTTTGTAGGACACAATGAAGTTGCAAATATACTGCCACTTTATTATTGATAACGGTTCGGCGACAATACCTTATTCTCAAGAAACATAAGAACAAGAAAATTAAGCGTTAAATTTATTTCAATGTACGTACCTTCTGGAGTTTGGTATCTGTTGCAGTCTTTTGATATCCTGTTTGCATatgtattttaatttaaataatgtttatCTTGTTTTAATGttcattgacttatttattgataatagttttttttttctttaatttactACTTAGTGTTTAACTTCCCTTTGCCGAAAAAAGACACAGTCCGTCGAAACCATAGCTTGATTTCGCCTatttaaatttggttaaaaattaatatattgcAGGAGTCGAGTACTACATTTTTTGGTACTCTGCTGAGATTTTCCAAGTCTCCGTGCTGCATAGCTTTGTTCCGAACTGTGTTCTTTTTTCACCTTAGCTAACATGTCGGTAAAAGGCTTAAACATTTTCGATACTAACCACTTCAAGACGTTCCAAATCTGTCAATTGTTTAATGTCATATGTTTATTCTCGTTTTTCAGGTCATATGCCAGGAACAGACCCCGAGGAACTATGCATTGGATACTAAAGTATTATGACATTTGGAATTTGTTATCTTCAATCAACATATCGAACATTTTCTTTGTTATCTGCTAATAACAAATTAGCTGAGGCTGTAGGACTACTGTAAATTATACTACGCGCACACAAGAAGTATTTTATATACTTGGAAATGATCCCATAATTTTCAAACTAAACACtatttggcaatatttttcaaTAGTTCAATCGTatcctgcgcattatgacacctcattcgaACCATTGTGACCTCTAAGAACGAAGGtccgattttaaaagttgcatacTGTTTTCCGTTTAAAAATACACGGACTAGACGTCTGGTTGAAGAATACAATAAGCggatcgtcggccgtatcacttTGTGAAATATATtagacattttgatatttttattgaattttgGAATAGTTATTATATAGACAAACAACAcaacaaaattatcaaattctGGCTATGGAAGCTGCTTAATTAATGAGATAAGAAAATTAATTACCATTCTCGTATGTGCTTTATTTCAAATAATCCGTTTCACATAACGGCGTATTTCGTTTTCGTATTCGTTttcgtaagtcattgttattagCCTCATAGGtttgaccaatcttttattctagcattTTGTTActtactaataatttgaagcaagTAAATCActgttttcgttttggtaaattatgttaatttctgacatgaaaacctGAGATGAGAGAGTTGCTGCTAAGCTAGACAAACGAAGAGTCTATATAAATtgtacggtcgtaaattcgcggtaagttgtacggcttcaattgacttgcgtttggtgtatatgcacttacgcctaggcgtgagtggctcgtaaaaaagtagtctagcattgaaatatatactaaccatgttgccaagttatcagcaaaagtctttcatatttgCGAAGAAACGggcgtctgaaatagccaaatagagagattgcgatgttccaaacgcagcacatggaccgtacgttttcacgtacgtttttacgtatgttaatacggtgttaaatattacTAGTCTCGgctccaaactggattgtgctcattcgttaagaaggagaacaagtcggctggaataaagactataataattTCTGATCtcatctaatctaggtcgatagagggcatagtgattgaaaaattaataGTAAGCGCAGGCTACTGAGTCTCTGTTTAATTCCAAATCAAAagcccgcttttgattttgacttaaattttggcttatatttttgtactccccaaatattatagttgcccaaaaacatatattttggtagattaaagatcactacatccatatatcatgactttactttcagaccgtttcgtcctgaaaattgggcgcgttgcatgaacttcgacatgaggtaaaatcagcatatttcaacgtagcatctgcgttttatactacgttggaatccaaaatgggaaatcgcaatgtaacttttcttgtacgcaaagtatcacacacatttcagtgggcaatctctgcgtatggacttCGCGTATACATTTCCAAAACTTCTTCTAGTGTCATGATTAGGCGCTTTGTAATTGAGCCGAGCGTACCGGCTATgggaaaatgaaagataaagtTTATTTTTTAATGATAATATTATACAGATGGACTAAGAAAAACTGAAAAGTGACCTACAGCGTCCTTTCATAGTTCTCGCTGAATTAAATAGAAAGCATTACTTTCAATTTAGggcccgttcacaaacacttcttATGAGTAGTCATATCAcatcaaaaataatcgcagcagaaacacgttatttaatgttcctgcattattgagctttattaaagcatcaaaaatcaaaaaacagaattgaaatcggtcaatgcattgtgatgtagtgtccatttaaagatgctcgtagatggaatgaaatcctgccacaaatggctgtaatgacaaaattggcacatttcgagattgtgaaggtatatttggacgcttgcttgaaaaagcagcgttaatttaaatatcacatgttaaatgcctatctttcctgacttcgttacagaaaacaaaattaaaaatctatcattgaataatcataataaattaaccaaatatactattttagcaatttcggccaatctgcagacaaattaaatctcaaaaaatgactaagttcagctaattaatatgcaaaattgatgccaatagaaaaccgtacatgatataaaggtgcggatttttttgcacacatatgtatacaacgttctttcaattgataacaaaaaatacacaaaaagtaattaattatgcaaattaggcatgagtaattttaggttttttcaatatttaatgaacgtctgttcattcatcataatttttttaagtatgatcctgttatgaggttgaataaatgaactgcagttaattattttaaaacaatacaaaaaaaataaaaagtttgacattttgacggtgtctagaatataattttcatttttactgtaaacatggtatgtgtcaccattactcaaagccaagtccgaaaagtaaaaattaaaattcagttgcaatgagactttaaattaacattttgtcatctggattaacatgggaggacaatcggtaaagtgaacagcaattttactgtaccgcgtatacaaaaatagtatggccttggacacacacaatggcttagagctattgaggtttggaaatttttttcctaaaaaaaacattgattaatgttttgcttcaactggttttagggaagtgtttcatttgttgtcaacggaattaatttacatgctaagaaagattagtatttcagctaaatggtcttgaataggcctatatttactgatttatgagcgatcttcaaaaatccttaaaaacaggcagtagctcttaaacaaaacaatttttaatttttgaggacccgatgttagcctcggaaaggcttcacacatcatatattaaaaatgtaaaaatttggataaatgaagcatatgaagaaattcatttatcgacatggatgttttctaaaattggccaaatttgaagcgtgcccttttcaattcactgttatgcttgcatgcacagtgtagcagaattattgtgcagccactgtgacatacctattatGAGGGGACCTGAAAATttgttgaccctcctagggggaggggctgaaaaaaattaccacaaattttcctggaaaaattaagtttatatgatttctatgggttgacccatacttttcatgtcaaaaaaagggggggctgaaatttttgaggtctgtaaagggggggctgaaaatttttaGCGATGAAATTTTTGGCATCagtccccccttacaagtgtttgtgaacggtcctttatAAAAGACTACCGTCAGGAAACACgcagtgttcagaaatactttaaaGCGCTCAAAAATGGGGAATTAGTTTTACGTTCATTTACCTTAGTTACTTGTCAGTACAATAGCACCAGAGCAGTTGAAAACTGCTTCCCTCCTCCCCgttcaaaaaaaaattgccccctCTCCATCCGTAATATGACCCCTAACCACCAAGGAATTTCTGAACTCCCTTATATTAAAtggaaaacaaatgaaaaaaagcaTCGACCCTTATTTATTCCGTGCAAAATTTTCATTAGCAATATGCcagaaataaagaaacaaactACCAATCAATGGACAGAGATTCGGGTGTAGCCCTGCACCTTGGCTCGCTCACTGTCGTTGGCATTTTGTGTATTTACCTAGCAAGATTAACCTTGCTCGATCTTTCACTATGGGCCACAcaagcctcatcccaatggcatagttcaacaacctaaattaaacactcatagtgcaaaatttgacctcaagtttcagagtatgagtttgtgtacccaaatttccaaaggtcattcaatgaatgtgcaactgtattggggttaaagaaatgtgccccgATAGATGAgggtgttgtggatcctagtgtttggaTAAACCTACGGAATGTGGAGCATTATTTCCTTACTCATGTTATTATAGTTTTAGAGGTCCATGCTACTTGAGCTTATTTTGAAATTATTCGATGAGTCTAGTTAGGAGTCCCTTAATTTAGTCTATAAAAGCAagaaaaatgtttatattttttgaGTACGATTTtgataaacaaatatttattCGTAAAATCCATCCAAACTGACTGTCATTTAATAATGACATGGCAATTTTGTTTCAAAGTTTTCTAGCTCATGTTTAGATTCAACAATCGCATAAATAATTATAGCGCTGCCAGCTTTTCcagccttttattttatttatatatctaaAAAATAATGCAGGGCTTATTCATGATTTaaccgtaaagatttgcctaatggacGTAGGCACAAAtaattttttctttaattattatttgttttttaatttattttactggttaaattatttattttaattatttaaacgAATGaaagcaaaaaaataataataataataaaataaaataaaccgaTTTCACATCGACATCGCTAAAGCTTATTAGTGTTACATTTCATCAATCCAAGCTCcttaaaaatggttaaaaatacTAGTCTTAAATATTGTAGAATAATTTGACACTATTTCAAATGTACATCAACAACTCGATCGTTGCTACCACATTGACATGAACACCGGCCGAGACTTTATCCCCGGGACTTGACCTAGTCAAGTACACTACCAGTTAGAATCCTTTACATGATGATGACACTCCGGATCAAAACAGTCCAACCATATTATGTCCATTTTCGTTAATACAAATAGTCTCGCTTCAACATGAATATGGAAACTTTAGATTCGAGTGATACTGGTAGAATTCTTGCACAGGAACGCGGTTCTGGTGTAAATAAGTTGCTACTATTGCTGGTGGTTGTTGCAATACTATTGTCCTCCGTTGCTCTGGTTGTGGCGTTAATAAGCTTGACACAGAATGGGGGTGATACTAAGGTTACATTTACTGGACATGCTGAACAAGAAGGTATGTGATTATCTTAAATAATGGGTAATAttatttataaacgcaaaattCGGAACAACATGAAACAAACATGAATTATACTCTAACAATATATGAACTCGTGAAAATAATGACAGGTAATattgaattgaacaaattttaactCATTgtgattacccagcaaacacaaaaacgttttaaaaacgttttaaataagttataatttCGCTGTTGGtttaggttaaaacgttttaataacattaaaatgtcgggttatataaaggtcatgataacgtttttaaaacgttttgtatgaaaaacacactacaacaatatttttaaatgttttcaaaaaatgttattgtaaactatttttgcaaacattttggccaaatattgtgtcaatactttatacattatgttaaaatatttgaacccaaaaccttttaataacatttaaatgtcgggttatataaaggtcatgaaaacgtttttaaaacgttattgaaaatattttgggcaaatatttttctcaaaatattttttcaaccccaaaataacattctgtttagaatgttttgtatcaagttttcaaaaatgtttttggaatgttatgaaaacgtttttataccctttatataacccgacatttaaacgttttctgacaaccttttataaccttttgcgaatgatgtcgaaaacgttttgtgtttgctgggtaattcaTTGTTCTTCTCATTCTACAGGCTCCTATGCGAAGAATGATAGGATATGGAATATCGCAATTGGGCATTACCAAActaatttcatttacatgtaagaaATTGTAATAACAATTAAAACAAACGCGtcttttttaatgtttatttttagttattttgctGATTTGCATTTGTAGTATTCCTATGCTCTGacatttacattattttcttcctTCACAAATTAGTCTGTGGTTTTGCTTATTACATTTATGATCATTGAATgtggtttttcaaaatattgaaagtcTACTTTGAAAATTACCTTTTGTACTGCGTCACGACGTTTCATCCAACGCACACAAAgaaaaagtcatgatatatggatgtagtggtccttaatTTACCGAAGTATTTGTTTTTTAGTAACCAGTATATTTGGGAAGCACTGGCATACTTAAGCAGTGGTTTTTATTCAACCATGCTGTATTCAGGTAGGCATCAGGCATAAAAaagaaatgtttgattggcgtaatccgACTGACCTTAAAATGGcgccgaccctagactttttttccttTTAACCGAATTGTTATTGTCAAATTGGGCCACAAATGGACGCACGTATTAAGCTATATGCTCCTAAAATTATCTATCGAGTAATACATTGTGCAGGTGCAAACAAACATTACGGCGCGACTTAAGTCAACGGAAAACATTAATGattgttgaaaaaacattttaaaatttctatGTTTTCTAATTTGCAGAGATCCAACATCTGGCCAGTTGAAGGGATTTGTAGTCGACATAGTAAACGCGGGTAGGTGTTCATTATAGTTATGTTTGTTAAGTTTAATTCGTAACTGATATGATATGTTTATCCACCATTTATATTTCCATCCGACGTTATTATACGTCACATTATTGGAAATTACTGGAAAACTATACACTTAGGCGAAGCGTCCAAACAAGTCCCGTTTGCATAAGGGAAATCCCTTTGTCAAATCCCTTAGGCGTAACAGACATGAAAAAATCTAAGGGATTTGATAAGAAGATTTTGCTGTACGACTTGATACGAATCCTCAAGACGTTTGCGGACTCGATCGAGAAATTCGTTATCGGAACCAATTATGACCACTTGAGAGTTTCTTTCATGTCGGGAATTGATTATCTACGACCACTTGAGAGATCACAATGGGCGACTCATATAGTGCAGGAGGAAGATCGATATCACTGTTATACCACACATTTTACTCTGATTTTTTACCCAGTGACCAAAAATTAATCATTATTTGCAACACATAAGCATGTTTTGGGCTCTTTAGTAGCTATTTTTCATGCAGATTTCGATTATGATAATAAAAACACgcacaatttaatatttttgattagtCTGTTTAACTATTTCATACACGCAATGAAAATAACCGATTATCGATTGCATAGATAGGCCCCTATAGCACTGCTCCCCGGGAGCTATTTTTACAGCCACGTGATAACAATAGCTCTAATTAGGGGTATCTAACCATCTGAAATGTCGTGTAACTTAAACTAAGAGATAAGAGATTCGAAGCCTTCCAGCTACCACCCATACCCATATCAACAAATACAAATGTTGAGGATTCCTCTAAAAATATTAAGGGATTTCTCTTTCGGGATTTGCTAGGGATTTCCCTTGCACAAAGGGGATTTGTTTGAACGCTTCACCTTACTTTTACGATTCCAAATATTTTTAGTAAATACCTATAAATATTATGCAACGAGTCTACTGCATGGCATACTGTGACTCGTGTGTTGGTTAAGCTAAGAAAAATAACGAATTGATAGGTCTTCTAATGTATCTGTCAACAATATCGGAGCATTTTCCAATTTGTGACCCTGTGCGACCTCTCctgacctctagaggtcatcaggggtcaaatctgaaatgctttcacatcttaaaataaactttgaatCATATACTTAAAAAACACTCTCATgtttttatcacaaagtgcacaatgattctgcttagcagctgtactagaAGAATCCAATACATGTACGTAATTCTGTGTTATGTGAGTTATCATTATGTTGTGTGATATATTCTTTAACAGTTTGTCAATTGGCAAATAAGGATTGCCGTTTGGTGTATGACGTCTGGCAACGCTGTTGGGAATCGGAAAAGGGCCAAGTACCTCGAGGAGGTATAGGTCTAATGAGTGAATGGTATGACGCATGCGCAGGTAATACTCTTTAGAATTATTCTCATCAAACGTATTACATTAAGTTTGCGTGTATGTTTTACCATAGTAGTGGGGATCTCAGTCGAAAACATATATGAATATGGCTATTTTTGGATAATGGTGTTAAACCAATATTCCCTTCCGCAGTTTCATATAATGATTAAGGTACAAAATATAAGGTACAAATATTTGTTCATCTCTTTGCTCTGTTTTTTTCTGTTGTCGTAACATTTTTGAATCAACTAATCAGATATTATGTCCGCACCCTATAGTCGTGCGGCAGACTCTTTCATCCATCTGTACAGAAATGTCCTTTAGCATGTGGAATAAGGAAATAACAAAAAGCAAACCTCCTAATCTCAGTGTGaaagccccggggggggggggcacttcaatataaaatggatataggtgtagggctggcactttcgcactaaggggtattcggtgagagcaaaatctaaaaaatatggggtcattgggtgagagcatgattttttgcattcggtgagaaACGCCtttaatatcaatttagttgatcGCCGGTTTTTCATGGTTGCTTTTGACCTTGATATGTTTGTGCTTAAACTTACAGATTGGGTCAAAGGGCACACCAGAGCTCGGACTTTCAAATTCAGCAAGTCATGGGAGAAACCTGTAGATTATAATTTCGTCATCAAGACGGGAAACCCACGTGGATTCAATCCTACAGATGTGTCTAATATGACGTTTGGATTTATAGACGGGTTTATCAATGATGAATTCTGTTTAGCTCGTCAAACTTCTATAAAGGTATGTGTTGCTATGATGATCTAGAAAGACCAATTCCATATTAATTTTTATCCAAGTCACACACGAAGACACGGTAGTATTTTTCAAAACAACAACATTATGACGTACAGCATGATTAATTGCAAAGTGCTTTAATTAACATGTTCCCCCTGAAAGACTCCTACCCGCCTTTTTAAAGTATTAAACACCGTACGAAAACATTTACATCTCTCTACTAAGTGGTAATGGCGACGGTTGATGgtaaaaaatatagaaaaaaatatatatgaggTTATTTTGTTTCTCTGCAGGGATCTACACTATCAGTATCACAAATACATCATTATCCTTTGCCGTCGGACATGTTAAACGCTGTTCTTTCTGGTGAGGTAGGTAATCCGATTCTGATCTGACCCCTCCCCGTTTTATATTTAATCATCACTCATTAAAGAAAAGCACATTAATAACACAttaaaagtccccgaaaatccacgTTGTAGCTAAGCTTTCAAAATTTGTAGCATAGGCTATAAGTTTGCtcaaaattatttattgttaattttgataactcAGTTAATAGAACGTgtgtttccaaaaattagaatgcatcaACCTGAATTCAGTCTAAGTTCAAGTTTTGGGGCTTATTTGTCGCAGAATACGAACAGCACATTTAATAACACATTAAAAGTCCCTGAAAATTCACGTTGTGGCACAAGTCAAAAATGTGTAGCATAGGCTATAAGTTTGctcaaaatttatatattttttttccgtaatggaaaacccaaataaagagtttatgtttcgggtcaaattattttgccctttgcaataaatgccactattttgcaagaaCAATTTTCCTtgcaacctgtcattttcgcctatacttttgggtgtggagtttgtgtacatccgggtaccttacatggttgaacacggtatggcgacttgcaGATGTCACGtgtgcatttataaaagcgcatttatatatattccCGAAGTCCACTGTATACTCTACAAAACTTGCTTCTGCTTTACGTTCATTTTACATGTTAAAGGAAACTTTTAATGTAAATGTTCTATAATgtatattttattgtttacaaGTATTGAAGACTTTGTTGACTTTGTTTTAAAGTCAAACCTTAACAAAGACTTGGGTTTAGTGTCATCAATAAAACAtattacccccaccctttttttgTAGGTCGATGCATGTATAGCACCAGCTGGCGATTTATCAATGGTACCTGAGGGTTTGACGTGGCTAGAAGACCCTGCAATGGACTGCTCTTTGGACGCATCAGGTGGCGCGCTTCCCAGCTAGCCATTTCACGTTTTTTTAACGTTAATAATACgtttcagttttgttttaaaaacgtttcactATTACGTTTAAAAACCGCAATTGTGTGGAGTTTTGATTACGCTTAAATAACGTTTgcatgaaacgttttaaaaacgttatcataacGTTTTTCTCACCTTCATAAACCGTTTCGTaaccgttttaataacgtttccaTAGAATCATTATGACGTTAAAACTTCTCGATCTCTTGTGTAGTACAAGACATGGCCGATAAAGAGATACATTAACTATGATTGATTAAGCTCACATCATGAGATAATGCATATCTCAAAGGCTTCCATGCTTCATGCTCTTGACAGTTCTTCTTGCCGGCAGGAATGATTCGGATCAACCAAAATATAGCTTTTAGCCGTTGTGTTAGTTTCCATGTTTCTTCTTACTGGCTGCAGTATCAAACatctaggcctacctgtttggATTATGCGACCGCATAGAATACCATCCATATCCATACACTCGCATTTTGTAAAGACACCGTTCAATATAATCCTATAGCAAATTACCGATGGAAGAAAACTCAACCGCAAATGTCACCTTTTGGAAAATATTGAAGTAATATCCCAACAGCTATCCTACAGTCATGAGAGTATATACATAAATTATATTCCAAAACGATATACTTGGCCGATGTGTAGGTCCCATGGTGTAGGTCTGCATAGTCATTTCTCCATATACCTGCATTGGATTGTAATTTATATGACATGACTAAAATTGTAACCATTTTGCTACCTGATAATATAATAAATGCACTTATCACCGCAGCGTTGTGATAACGTGGAAATGGTAATTGATCTTTTGTGCACACTGATCTATCCAGCTTTTTGTCTTTAGATGCATTTCACTCGCATTCATTCCATGATATGCTCACTTTAAAATCTGTGTACAAGGGGTCGATTCATCCCACATATTTCCTCTCAATTTATTCATTTGTCTTTGCTATAAACTATGTTTATTATCACTTATTGCATATAATAATTAAACCATCAATAAACTGTTATTGAATGACTCTAGG
It encodes:
- the LOC140140577 gene encoding uncharacterized protein, which encodes MNMETLDSSDTGRILAQERGSGVNKLLLLLVVVAILLSSVALVVALISLTQNGGDTKVTFTGHAEQEGSYAKNDRIWNIAIGHYQTNFIYIDPTSGQLKGFVVDIVNAVCQLANKDCRLVYDVWQRCWESEKGQVPRGGIGLMSEWYDACADWVKGHTRARTFKFSKSWEKPVDYNFVIKTGNPRGFNPTDVSNMTFGFIDGFINDEFCLARQTSIKGSTLSVSQIHHYPLPSDMLNAVLSGEVDACIAPAGDLSMVPEGLTWLEDPAMDCSLDASGGALPS